The region GCGGCTGCTGACCAGCTTGAACCGGGGGCTACGGACCTTGGGGCGTACGCTGCGGCGGCGGGGGCTGGGCTTCGTGCTGGGGGCGACTGGCCTGGTGGCACTGGCGGGGGCGGCGGGCATGGCGTCCTTCGAGGCGGGGCAGCCCGGCGCTCCGGGGGGCTACGGCGAGTGGCTGTACTGGGTGGGGATGCTGCTCACCAGCCTGGGGTCGGAGTACTGGCCGCGCACGGGCGAGGGCCGGGTGCTGACGTTTGCGCTGGCGCTGTACGGCTTCTCGGTGTTCGGCTACATCACCGCGACCCTGGCGAGCTTGTTCGTGGGCGACGATCAGGAGCGCGAGCCGGGGGAGGGCGAGGTGAACAACGAGGCCCTGCGCCGCGAGATGGTGGCGCTGCGGGAGGAACTGGCGGCACTGCGGGGAGAACTGGGAAACGGGAGCTGAGGGCTATCCTCTCCCCATGACCTCCTCTCCCCTCGACCGCATGCGCTCGGCCTTGCAGGACACGGACCTCGACGGCTGGCTGCTGTACGACTTCCAGGGCCTCAACCCCCACGCCCGGCGGGTGCTGGGCTTTCCGGCGGAGGCGCACCTCACCCGGCGCTTTTTCGTGTGGGTGCCGCGCGAGGGGCAGGCCGTGCTGCTGCACAACCACATTGAGGGGGGCACGTGGGCGGGCCTCTCGGCGGGGTGGGACGTGGAACGGCGGCCCTTCGGCTCGCACGCGGAACTGGACGCCCGGCTGCGCGAGGTGGTCGCCGGGAAACGGGTGGCGATGGAATACAGCCCCCTGGGCGCCGTCCCCTACGTGGGCCGGGTGGACGCGGGCACGCTGGAGCGGGTGCGGGCGGCGGGCGCGGCGGACGTGGTGAGTTCGGCCGACCTGCTGCAAGCCTTCCTGGTGTGGTCGGAGGGGGACCTCGCCGCCCACCGCCGCGCCGCCGACGTGCTGATGGGGGCCAAGGACGACGCCTTCCGTCTGATTCACGAGCGGCTGCGGGCCGGGGAAGTGGTGACCGAACTCGACGTGCAGGCCGTCATCGAGCGGGCCATCGCGGACGCCGGAATGACGAGCGGCCACCCCGTCAACGTGAGCTTTGGGGCGAATGCCGCCGATCCCCACTACCAGCCGGAGGGCGAGAAGAACGCCACCCTGCGGCCCGGCGAATGCGTGCTGATCGACCTGTGGGCGCAGGAGGAGGGCCGCCCCTTCGCGGACGTGACCTGGGTGGGCTATGCAGGCGAGCCCACGGACGAGTACCGCTCGGCGTGGGAGGCAGTGCGGGGGGCGCGGGATGCGGCGCTCGGCCTGCTGCACGGGAGATACGCGGGGGAAGGCTGGGGCCGCCTGCAAGGGTGGGAACTCGACCGGGCGGCGCGGGACGCGATGGGCGCCCAGTGGGGACCGTACTTCCTGCACCGCACCGGCCACGACCTCGGCCTGAGCCTGCACGGGGCCGGGGCCAACCTCGACGACTA is a window of Deinococcus sp. HSC-46F16 DNA encoding:
- a CDS encoding potassium channel family protein, encoding MTAPSPPPEPTAALREARLSTLHTLDRLLDRPMTVLSFVWLGLLVLDLTRGLPPVLQTLSNVIWGLFILDFLLSFALAPDKGLYLRQNWLTVLSLLLPALRILRAFRGLRALRALRLTRGTNLLRLLTSLNRGLRTLGRTLRRRGLGFVLGATGLVALAGAAGMASFEAGQPGAPGGYGEWLYWVGMLLTSLGSEYWPRTGEGRVLTFALALYGFSVFGYITATLASLFVGDDQEREPGEGEVNNEALRREMVALREELAALRGELGNGS
- a CDS encoding Xaa-Pro peptidase family protein; amino-acid sequence: MTSSPLDRMRSALQDTDLDGWLLYDFQGLNPHARRVLGFPAEAHLTRRFFVWVPREGQAVLLHNHIEGGTWAGLSAGWDVERRPFGSHAELDARLREVVAGKRVAMEYSPLGAVPYVGRVDAGTLERVRAAGAADVVSSADLLQAFLVWSEGDLAAHRRAADVLMGAKDDAFRLIHERLRAGEVVTELDVQAVIERAIADAGMTSGHPVNVSFGANAADPHYQPEGEKNATLRPGECVLIDLWAQEEGRPFADVTWVGYAGEPTDEYRSAWEAVRGARDAALGLLHGRYAGEGWGRLQGWELDRAARDAMGAQWGPYFLHRTGHDLGLSLHGAGANLDDYETRDTRTLTPGLCVTVEPGTYPRERGFGIRTEVDVFLSPEGPQVTTQLQREPFVLGVGEWVGVRAAALGEPS